Within candidate division KSB1 bacterium, the genomic segment GAACCTGTTGATGAAAAATCGGAAATCGAGATTTCGATTCTACCCAAATGTCTGAAAATCATTGCTCCACCAAACAGCCCCGGTCTTACTTAAAATGACGGCGCTTGTTCTTTTCATTAAATATCCTGAGGCCCGGAAAGTCAAAACCCGTTTGGGCGCGGAAGTGGGCTTTGAGTTTGCTGCTGAATTATATAGATTATTTATTCAACAAACTTTTGACTTAGCCCAAAACTGTTCCGCCAAGAAAGTCTTTGTGGCTTTCGAGCCGGCAGAACGAAAACTTGACTTTGCTGAATTTGTTCCGAAGAAATTTACTATTTTCCCCCAAGAGGGAAAAAACCTGGGAGAGAGAATGCTAAACGCGTTTAAAGATGCATTTGCCCGGGGATATAAAAATGTGGCGATTTTGGGGAGTGATAGTCCCACATTACCTTTAGAAAATATAGATGATGCTTTTGAGAAATTAAGTAAATCAGGTTTGGTTTTGGGACCTGCTGAAGATGGGGGATACTATTTAATTGGGTTAAATAAAGCACATCGCGGTTTGTTCGAAAA encodes:
- a CDS encoding TIGR04282 family arsenosugar biosynthesis glycosyltransferase gives rise to the protein MLHQTAPVLLKMTALVLFIKYPEARKVKTRLGAEVGFEFAAELYRLFIQQTFDLAQNCSAKKVFVAFEPAERKLDFAEFVPKKFTIFPQEGKNLGERMLNAFKDAFARGYKNVAILGSDSPTLPLENIDDAFEKLSKSGLVLGPAEDGGYYLIGLNKAHRGLFENIEWSSDSVLQLTIESAKKLQLSYKLLASWYDVDSKETLMRAAKDEKKGLIKSLIEQHSEIVLKKR